Proteins from a single region of Antechinus flavipes isolate AdamAnt ecotype Samford, QLD, Australia chromosome 2, AdamAnt_v2, whole genome shotgun sequence:
- the LOC127549370 gene encoding granzyme B(G,H)-like, translated as MHFLFPLFVILLQSPGDRAGEIIGGREAKPHSRPYMAYLNFSLKNKENKCGAFLIREDFLLTAAHCWGSSISIILGAHNIKKPEKTQQKIHVLRAIPHPQYNNRTFNNDIMLLQLEKKAKLNRAVDLLPLPRMKDRLKPGKRCIVAGWGWDREEKYSNTLQEVELKVRKDNECKDKYHRYYNISTQICAGDPKESKASFKGDSGGPLVCDRVAQGIVSYGNKDGTNPRVYTRIFSFLSWIKKTMKAHEY; from the exons GTGAGATCATTGGGGGCCGGGAAGCAAAGCCCCATTCCCGACCATACATGGCATATCTGAACTTcagtttgaaaaataaagaaaataaatgtggtGCATTCCTGATTCGAGAGGACTTTTTGCTGACAGCAGCTCACTGCTGGGGAAG TTCCATCAGCATCATTCTGGGAGCACATAACATCAAAAAGCCAGAAAAGACCCAGCAGAAGATTCATGTGCTCAGAGCTATTCCCCATCCTCAATATAACAACCGGACCTTCAATAATGATATTATGTTGCTTCAG CTGGAGAAGAAGGCCAAGTTGAACAGAGCTGTGGATCTCCTGCCCTTACCCAGGATGAAAGACAGGCTGAAGCCTGGGAAAAGGTGCATTGTGGCAGGCTGGGGATGGGATCGTGAAGAGAAATACTCAAACACATTGCAGGAGGTGGAGTTAAAAGTGAGAAAGGATAATGAGTGCAAGGACAAATACCACCGATACTACAACATTTCTACCCAGATATGTGCAGGAGATCCTAAGGAGAGCAAGGCTTCTTTTAAG GGGGATTCAGGAGGTCCTCTAGTGTGTGATAGAGTGGCCCAGGGCATTGTCTCCTATGGAAATAAAGATGGGACAAATCCTCGTGTCTATACTCGGATCTTCAGTTTCTTATCATGGATCAAGAAAACAATGAAGGCTCATGAGTACTAA